A genome region from Candidatus Neomarinimicrobiota bacterium includes the following:
- a CDS encoding radical SAM protein, with translation MIAFGPVPSRRLGRSLGINNIPAKTCTYSCVYCQLGLTPKVRVQRSAFYAPEDILREVEAKLEDTYRTGESVDYLTFVPDGEPTLDIHLRQAVELLKPLGIRIAVISNASLIWRLDVRDDLLQADWVSFKIDTTREAVRRRINRPHQELHMGTVLGGMLDFAANYGGTLVTETMLVEDINDRDYYLTEVADFLARLKPATAYLSIPTRPPAEGWVRRPSEDLINRAYQIMSKSLPKVEYLIGYEGNAFAATGDAEQDLLSITAVHPMREDAVDAFLERADADWAIIHKLIAEDQLIETAYEGKRFYLRRLPGHQ, from the coding sequence ATGATTGCATTCGGCCCGGTTCCGTCCCGACGTCTCGGGCGCAGCCTGGGTATCAACAACATCCCTGCAAAGACGTGTACCTATTCCTGCGTGTATTGCCAGCTGGGGCTTACGCCAAAGGTGCGGGTACAGCGGAGCGCCTTTTATGCTCCGGAGGATATTCTCCGGGAAGTAGAGGCCAAGCTGGAAGATACCTATAGGACCGGGGAGTCCGTCGATTATCTCACATTTGTTCCCGACGGGGAGCCGACCTTGGACATCCATCTCAGGCAGGCAGTTGAATTATTGAAGCCGCTGGGAATCAGAATCGCGGTAATCAGCAACGCTTCGCTTATCTGGCGCCTTGACGTTCGTGATGATCTCTTGCAGGCGGATTGGGTTTCTTTCAAGATCGACACGACCCGGGAAGCGGTGCGGCGTAGAATTAATCGTCCACACCAGGAGCTGCACATGGGCACCGTTTTAGGAGGGATGTTAGATTTTGCGGCAAATTATGGGGGAACGCTGGTTACGGAAACGATGCTGGTCGAGGATATCAATGATCGAGATTACTACCTGACGGAGGTGGCTGATTTTTTGGCGCGGTTGAAGCCCGCTACGGCGTACCTGTCCATCCCCACCAGGCCACCGGCGGAGGGCTGGGTGCGCCGCCCCAGTGAGGATTTGATCAATCGTGCCTACCAAATTATGAGTAAGAGCCTCCCAAAAGTGGAGTATCTCATTGGGTATGAGGGGAATGCCTTTGCTGCGACGGGGGATGCAGAGCAGGATCTGCTGAGCATCACGGCGGTGCATCCCATGCGGGAGGACGCTGTGGATGCGTTCCTAGAAAGGGCGGATGCCGATTGGGCCATTATTCACAAATTGATTGCTGAAGATCAGCTTATTGAGACGGCCTATGAGGGTAAAA
- the tsaA gene encoding tRNA (N6-threonylcarbamoyladenosine(37)-N6)-methyltransferase TrmO, with product MTAQVSLYPLYRESLSPAIDEVLQIFRDHALYVDPGPMSTLISGDDTSIFAALQEAYCRVAEQGFIVMVVTLSNAFPPVSGKTEEAIVYKAIGHVRNDFDEPVGPDTLRSTESRIILDATLVDGLHGLEPGKQIAVIFHFHLSEGFELRQHPRGDTSRPNRGVFALRSPHRPNAIGLSVVDLLEVRGNVLRVRGLDAINGTPVLDIKPL from the coding sequence ATGACCGCCCAAGTCAGCCTGTACCCTTTGTACCGGGAATCACTGTCGCCGGCGATTGATGAGGTGCTTCAAATTTTCCGGGATCACGCTCTGTACGTAGACCCAGGTCCGATGAGCACTCTGATCAGCGGAGACGATACTTCCATATTTGCGGCATTACAGGAGGCGTATTGCCGTGTGGCTGAGCAGGGTTTCATAGTAATGGTCGTGACTTTATCCAATGCCTTTCCCCCTGTATCAGGCAAAACGGAAGAGGCTATCGTATACAAGGCTATCGGCCATGTCAGAAACGATTTTGACGAGCCGGTGGGACCAGATACGCTCCGATCCACTGAATCCCGAATCATCCTGGATGCTACCCTGGTGGATGGACTGCACGGTTTAGAGCCGGGAAAACAAATCGCCGTTATATTCCACTTTCACCTTTCCGAGGGTTTTGAACTACGCCAGCATCCCCGGGGTGATACGAGCCGTCCCAATCGAGGGGTTTTTGCACTGCGTAGTCCGCACAGACCCAACGCCATTGGTCTGTCGGTGGTAGACTTGCTGGAGGTCAGGGGAAACGTACTGCGGGTACGAGGCCTGGATGCAATTAACGGTACCCCGGTATTAGACATCAAACCGTTATGA